The Rickettsia endosymbiont of Gonocerus acuteangulatus nucleotide sequence AAGAAAACGTCTTTGGTGTCATTCCCGCGAAAGCGGGAATCCAGTAATAAAAAATATGTACACAGCAAGTTTTTAAAATAAAAGCTCAATTTATTCCGCTTTACTATGGATTCCCGCCTACGTGGGAATGACATAACCGTTACACCTCACGTGACATTTTCAAACAAGATAATAGATCTAATGTCTTATTACGATACTATATTTAGCAATCATATAGATAAAATTAAAAGCGAGGGAAGATATCGCGAATTTAAAGCTTTAAAAAGGCAAGCCGATAATTTTCCTTTCGCTATGTGTGATGATAAACAAATAGTCATGTGGTGTATTAATGACTATTTAGGTATGAGCAAACATCCAAAAGTAGTGCAAGCTTCTATAGATGCAGTACTGAAATATGGTGTTGGTTCAGGCGGTACAAGAAATATCGGCGGTAACAATATAGCTATTCTTGAGCTTGAGCAGGAGCTAGCAAGTTTGCATAACAAAGAAGCCTCCTTAGTTTTTACTTCCGGCTTTGTGGCAAATGACACAACCCTTGCAACCCTTGCTAAAATTATGCCTGATCTTGTCTTTTTTTCCGATGAGCTAAATCATGCATCGATCATTGCCGGTATTACTGACTCTAAAGCCGAGAAACATATATACAGACATTTAGACGTTAAGCATTTAGAAGAATTACTGCAATTGGTTGATATTAATAGACCGAAAATTATCGTTTTTGAGTCGGCTTATTCCATGGACGGCTTCTTTTCTCCTATTAAAGATATAATCAATTTAGCTAAAAAATATAATGCTTTAACCTTTATTGATGAAGTTCATACAGTAGGTTTATATGGCAAAACCGGTGCAGGTATTGCTGAGCTTCTTGATTGTAGCGATGAAATCGATATTATCCAAGGAACGCTTGCCAAAGCATATGGCACTATTGGCGGTTATATCACCGCAAGCCATAGCCTAATTGATGCTATCAGGTTAACAGCTTCCGGCTTTATTTTTACTACCTCATTGCCGCCGGTAATTTCTACTGCTGCAACGCATAGTATTAGGCATCTTAAAGAATCAAATATAGAGCGTCAAACGCATCAAAAAGTAATTGCAAAACTCAAAAGCTCTTTTGACCGTTTTAATATTCCTTACCTTAAAAATGAAAGCCATATAGTGCCAATAATTATAGGTGATCCTATCAAGGCTGCCAAAGCTTCTAACATGCTGCTTAATGATTATGGTATTTACGTTCAGCATATCAATTTCCCAACAGTGCCAAGAGGAACTGAACGTCTCCGAATTATCCCAACTCCCGCACATACCGATGAAATGATTAACGACTTATCTATAGCATTAGTACAGATATTTGCCGTATTAAATATAGAATTATCTTTTACACAAGAGCTTAATGAGGAAGTATGCTTAAACCTTATTGCTTGACCTAGATTGTTGCATGACTCTAAAAAGATATTCAATGTCACAATCCCGTGGCTTGTCTGGTGTTGTTGCATGGATTGGGAAACACTCTTAATGTCATCCCCGCGTAGTCGGGAATGACATATAAGGTCACCTATACCTGAAAAAAATATAACATTTTTTAAAAAATGTCCGGTACTATAGGACAAGCCACGGGATGACATATTTGACCCATACGACAACGCCTCTGCAGGAATTATAACAAAACTTACGCTATTTGGTTCTAAATATCATAAAGATGGAGAACGCAGCTGTTGTTGCATATAGTCATCTAAAAGTCCTAACTTTATTTGGTAAACCGTTTTACCGATTGTATTTGCAGTCCTTTTGAGAAATGCCCAAACTAAAAATGCACAACTAATATGATTACGTTGAATACGCTGTTTCCTGCATTGACAACGTTCTATCCCAGTAAGTTGCTTAATTTCTCTGTGCATGCTCTCAATTACCCATCGAAAGCCACACTCATCTTGTGCAGCTTTAGAAGATTTGTGAGTTTTGTTATTGGTAACAACATACTCAACTCTGTTGGTAGAAACAGTAAATTTAAACAAATTAACATGCTTATTTTTAGCAAAGCCTTTTATATGAATCTCTACTCCATGCCTGATCTCTTCATCTGAAAATGTCAACTCTTTTACAGCTTTATAAGGTCAAAACTTACGCTATGAGTAAAAAAGTGATAAATTATTGTAAAAATAATTAAACATGTCAAAGAGGATAAAGTTGCAAGCAATACCAATTAATAGGACAGATTATTGTCAATTTTTAATAGTTAGCCAAAAGAATTATAGTTTAACCTACTACGCTGAACATGCAAAGAAATGTAGTCATGATGTTATTAATAGATTTTTAAGGAATAAAAAATATACACCTTCTTTGTTATGGGAACACATCAAGAATGATGTTATTTTTTCATCTAATGGATATACAATATTTGATGATACGGTTTTAAATAAAAGGAATACGAAGCAAATAGAAATTGCAAGATCGCAGTACAGTGGAGCTACAGGTAGAGTTACTAAAGGTATAGGAGTAGTGAGTCTGGTATATTATAACCCTGATATTAATAAGTTTTGGGTAATAGATTATCGAATTTTTGCACCTGATCATGATGGAGCAACAAAACTAGAACACCTAATAAAAGTAATCCCCGCCGCAAGCAGCGGGGTATTTTAGAAGAAAGCTAGCTGATGATCCTCATGCAGTTTCTGATATTCCTTGCCTTGGTTTTTTACGTATTTTCCTATCATATTCTCATTTCCATGCTTACCTACCGTACTCGTAAAATATCCATCAGTCCAAAATTCTCCACCCCATAATTGTTTCTTTACCTGTGGACACTGTCTAAATATTTGACGAGCTGTAACACTTTTAATTGTTGTTACTATTTTTGTTACGCTATAGGTTGGTACAGATTGTACCAAAAAATGGACATGATCTTCATCAACCCCTATTTCTAAAAATTTTATTTGATATCTCTTTTCTATCTCTAAACATATTTCTCGTAATACTTGATCAACTGATACGTCAAACACTGCTCGGCGATATTTTGCTGGAAATACCATGTGATACAGCAGTACCGTAACATTATGACTTTTATGTATATATTTGCTCATTCCGCCATATTACGCCGCAAGCGGCGGGGAATATACCCAAAAGAGATTAAACATGTTAAATAATGCTGTTTATAGCAAGAAGATTCCTTTTCAAACAGTACTTTTTGACACATGGTATTCTACACACAAAATTATGCAACATGTTGACTCTCTGGGGAAATATTATTATGCCCCTATTAAAGCCAATAGAAACGTTAGTAAAACACACGATTCTAAACCTTATAAAGCTGTAAAAGAGTTGACATTTTCAGATGAAGAGATCAGGCATGGAGTAGAGATTCATATAAAAGGCTTTGCTAAAAATAAGCATGTTAATTTGTTTAAATTTACTGTTTCTACCAACAGAGTTGAGTATATTGTTACCAATAACAAAACTCAAAAATCTTCTAAAGCTGCACAAGATGAGTGTGGCTTTCGATGGGTAATTGAGAGCATGCACAGAGAAATTAAGCAACTTACTGGGATAGAACGTTGTCAATGCAGGAAACAGCGTATTCAACGTAATCATATTAGTTGGGCATTTTTAGTTTGGGCATTTCTCAAAAGGACTGCAAATACAATCGGTAAAACGGTTTACCAAATAAAGTTAGGGCTTTTAGATGACTATATGCAACAACAGCTGCGTTCTCCATCTTTACGATATTTAGAACCAAACATAGCGTAAGTTTTGACAAAACTTACGCTATGTTATAGCAAATATGCTAAAAACTCTTATTACACAGCAATGTTTTATAGTGAAGCACTTCATAATATCCCTTAATTCATGGGCATTATATTAAACATAGCGTAAGTTTTGTTGATATAATAAAAAATCATATTATAGGTAATAAAGTATTAGATTATGGTTGTGGTGCAGGCAAGTCTACTATTTTTTTGAAGTCTTTAGGATTAGATGTTACCGGAGTCGATATTAATGAAGAGATGATAAAAATAGCAAACTCTAATGACCCTGTAGGAATATATAATATAATAAAAAGCGGTAATATTCCGGCGGAAGAAATACATTTGATTTAGTGTTTTCTAGCTGGGTTATGATGGAGGTAGCAAGCAAAGAGGAGCTAGCAAAGATTGCTAAAGAAATTGCACGAGTTCTAAAAAACGATGGTATCTTTATTATGCTAGTTTGTAATGAGAATACTTATAATAGAGATAGATCTATGTTAGATCAAGCAAACTTTAAAATATTAAATATACATAAGCCTTTAGGGACTGATCAAGACGGATATAATTGGATAAATGAGAAAATAATATCGCCGTTTAGTATATTTATAGCACAGAAAATTTAAGAGGATTATGTTAGATAATGCTAAATTAATAGATCAGAGTTTAATAGGAACGTGTCAGTATTTTGGGTTACAAGAAAAACAAATAGATAAAGCTAAATATTATTTGATTCACACTGGTTGCAATCACCCTTTATGGAATATGGTAGTATTGCCTGAGCAAGTAACAACTGATCAGATGGACCAAATGGAGGAAATATTTAGGAAGCAAAAATTACCTTTTGCTTGGTAGATTGATGAGAAAAACTTATCTTCTGGAATGCTTAAGCATTTTGAAATCGGTAATTATACTAATTTCAGTGATGTATCAGGAATGGTTTGTGAACTTAGAAATTATTACGAGCAGCTAGATAATCAAGACATTAGGGTTATTACTGAAATAAAAGAATTTAAAAAATGGATTCAGGCACTTGCTCAAAGCTTTGGGTTTAGTGATGATGTTTGTGATATATATTTCAATAAATTATTAAAATATATTGGAGATAATAAAATATTTATTCCGCTTGCAGCATATGATAGAGATAAAATTATAGCAACTGACTCAATAATTTTTGCAAATAATATTGCAGGTTTTTATAATGGCTCAACCTTACTGGAATATCGAAGCCGTGGAATCTCAAGCAGTCTATATAAATCTAGGTTTAATATATTAAGAGAAATAGGTGTTGATAAAGCGGTTATACAAACCTCACCTATGGCAAATGGCCTAGCTCAGAAATTAGGTTTCAAGAAATACACTAATTATAAAATATATTGCCAAATCAAAAATTAAAATAAAAATCATGTAATATAACTATTTAGTTAATATTCTTTCATTTAAATTGACAAAATTTATTTATCAGTTAATTTGATAGTTAGGATTAATTAAAAAAACACCTATATGTCTAAGCTTAGAGAACAAATTAGCCTCTCATCTAATGACCCATCAGGAATCGAAGAAATAAAAAAAGTTTTGTCAGAAGATACACACGGAGAATGTTATAAAGAAATTTATTCGGATGACTTTAATTCAATAAATCATGATTTTCAAGATCCTCCTGGCAATAATTGTTTACTTATCGCTATAGCAGCGAACAAGAATAAAATAGCTGAGTTATTAATTGATGACGCACGTAAAAAGCTTGATGATAAAGAATTTCTAGATTTTATTAATTATAGATATAATGACCCGACTAAAAACTCAGTTAGAACAGATTGCTATATAAATACTCCATTAACTTTAGCAGCAAAACATGAACAATATGAATTAGTACAAAAATTATTAAATGAGGGGGCTTGATCCTAATGGTACAGATCAATATGGTTTTACAGCATTAACTGTATTAACAATGCAGCTAGGATTAGTTTCATCACCTAAAAATCAGGAAATAGTAGAAACTATTAAACTACTACAAGATAAAGGAGCTGACCTAAATCAGGTTGATAAATTTAAACATAATGCATCTTACTATTTAGAACATGATTTAAATTCCGGTGAAATACATAGGTTAAGATTTATAACTGGACCAGATAATATACATCGTAAAACTTTTACTCATTCTACTGCGGTAAATGCATTAATGGTACACAAAGCAAACAATATAAAAGAACTTGGTGATACAGTAAATATTTTAGGCAGTGGAGCAACAACAGCAGATGGAGCGATTTATGATTCTTTACGTTGGGGACCAGGTGAATCAACAAAAAAAATAGAAGATTACGCAGATGGACGTAGCCTTATTAAGTTTGATGAGAAAGAAAAGAAATTAAAATATTTAACCCCAAAAGAATTTTTTAAATATCCAAATAAAGATTACAAGAAACAATTTTCCCAAACTGAAGAAGGACAAAATATTAAAAAAGAATAACCGATAATAAAATTAATTGCATCAAACGTTCGTATTGCTCGCACAATTTCACATGCACAAAATATTAAAGCATCTAATCAAAAATCTACGGGTATGAGCAGGTAAAATATTTTGTAGTATCGGACTCGTCATTGCGAGGAAATTACGAAGTAATTGACGAAGCAATCTCAGGAGTTTTATATTGCTTTATGAGATTGCTGCGTCGGTTATTAAAATAACCTCCTTACAATGATGAAATATTTCTAAATAATCACTTTCAGCTTCTCTATTGTCTTAGGGTCTTTAGCGAGTTCTAAAAATATTTTGCGTTCATATTCCATTAATTCTTCTTCATTTATTTCACTATGCTTATCTATAATATTCTGGAACTTACTAAGTACTTTGTTTTGCATATCATCATATTTTGAGTTATCTATTTCTTTCGCTAAATTTATTTTAGGCAAAGTAAGCTTATGAGGAACTGGCACTATTTTCTTAGGTAATTTTAACTCTAGTGCTTCGTCTAAAATATAATGCTTATTCATATTTATAGAGATATTTTCTATACTGTAATCTGCTTTAAAATAATCCGCTGAACTTGATTTATTTTGCTCTAAAATATTTCTGATATTTCTAATTAATTTAGCTTTATCACCTTTGCTTCTTACAAACATTTCGGTAATTCCGCCCCAACCTGGCACTAGACCAACACCAAGCTCCACAAGTCCGGCATTTAAATCTACATTTGCAACAATATGGCTTAAATGCAGCAATATTTCACACCCACCGCCAAGTGCTACACCTTTCGCAGCACTAATAATATGAGCCACAGAATATTTTAAATGTAGCATAGTTTGCTGCCCTACTTTTAGCAAATTCTCTAAATCATGGAAATTTTCATCTTCAATATATGAAAGTAGCATCTTTAAATCTGCTCCAGCTGAGAAATTATTACCTTGCGGGTAGATATATAGATGCTTTCCCTGCTCTTCTGCTTTTGTTGCTGATTCTTGCAGTAAATAGAACACATCATGATTTAGACAATTCATTTTCGTAGTAATAACAAAAACTAGATTTTCTTTATAATTTAACAGCTTTGCCGAATCATTTTCCAAAACTATTTTACTTTCCTTTAAAATATCTTTATGGGCATTAAATTTCTGTTTATCGATTTTTTGATATTCTTTATTTACTAAATATGGTGGAAGCGATATTGAATTTGCATTTTTAACTATTAAATCCCAGCCATTTTTAGCTTGTGAAGTTAGCAATTCGAATGGTCCATATTTCCAGCTATAACCAAGTTTCATAGCCGCATCAATATCATAAATATTATCGGTAACTGATGGCACTAAGCTTGCTAAATAAAGATAAAATTCTGTAATAATCTCATTAAAAAACTTACCATAAACCGAATTACTAGCAAGTAGCTCATCAAGACTATTAAATGAAATATCAGCTTTCTGGGCAGGCTTATATGATAGATCGCCTATATTTATAACTTCCTTAGTTTTTTTGCCATTTACTATTGATAAGCGATAAAAACCGCCTCCACCTTTACGCCCTATTAATTTCTGCTCAATCATCTTATCTAGTGAAGGAATATTTACATATATTTTATGATAGGCATCATCGCTAGGCAGGCTAGCTAGCAGCGAGCTAGAAATTAGCTTCATCACATCATGACCAATTAGGTCATATAGCCCAAAAATTCCAGTACTTGGCAAACCTAAACATGACGTAAAAATTTTATCTATAGTCACAAAATCAAGCTTTTCGGCTATTGCTTTTCTGGCTACTAACTCAAGTAAAAAACACCCTACTCTATTGGCAATAAAGCCAGACGTATCGTTACATTTTACTATAGTCTTACCAAGGGTCTTTATTAAAAACCCTGAAACTCTATCTATTATTTCAGGTTTTACTACTGGGTCGATGATTAACTCAAGAAGCTCCATATATCTTGGCGGATTGAAGAAATGCGTAATGACAAACCGAGATTTAATATCCTCTGGTAAGTTTTCTTTTAGCCTCTTAAGCGGCAGAGTAGAAGTATTAGAGGCTATGATTACATCTTTTTTAAGATAAGGGATAATTTTGTTATATAATTGGTGTTTGATTTCTAGCTTCTCAACAATAACTTCAATTACTAAATCACATTCCTTAATTAGATCTAAATTATGCTCTAAATTACCGATAGTAATTAAATTTACTTTATCAGGAAAAGTTAAAGGAGGTGGTTTTTGTTTATGCAAATTCTCTATAGCAATTTTTAATATTTTATTTGGGTCATCTGAATTTTTATCAGCAATATCAAGCAATACAACTTGATGAGATGAATTAGCAATCAAAGCAGCGATCCCTGACCCCATCACCCCTGAACCGATAACACAAACCTTTTTTATTTCATTTTGCATAAACTACTCCTGTTATTCTAATTTCCTTATATCATTTCCGCTTAGGTAAGGTCTTGTTGTATGAATTCAATGTCATTCTTAGCAACGGTGGGAATCCAGAAAAAAATAAATATAAATACATCAAAACTTAAAAAATAAAGCTCGATTTATCTCGCTTTATTTTAGATTCCCGCCTACGCGGGAATGACATAAGAGCCACGAGATGACAGAGACGAAAGTGGTCTCCACAAGCAAGCCTCTTCACAATGACGTTTTATGTCATCGCCACAGACACTACCTTAACCTCTTTTGCTCCTGCTGCTCGCAATATTTTACTGCATTCATTTATAGTAACACCGTGAAAATTCAAGGACTAAGTAGAACAAAACCTATAAATTTTCTGCCCAAATTTCATTGGGGGTTTTATAACCAAAAATCTTTCTTGGCATGTTATTTAAAATCTCAGCAACATTGTCAAGACCTCTTTGTGTAACGGTAGTAATATCTGTATTTTTAGGTAAAATTCTATGAATCATAGAATTCATTTTTTCCACTAATGCTTTTTGTCTAGGGCGGTATGGATCACAAAAGAAAGTTTGAAACCCAGATAGTCTATAGGCAACATGCCCCACAAACTCTTTGCCATTATCCATAGTAATAGTCTTTCTCACACTATTTGGAAGAGTTTTTATCTTTCTTAAAAAACCATTGGTAACTGTTGTAGCTCTCTTGGAGTTATTCAGCACTAAAATAATCTTTTGACTCTTTTTATCCACCAGTGCACCAATATTCATACTTTGATTACCTTTATGAAATGTAAGATCTGCCTCAAAATTCCCTACTTCTACCTTTTTCGTAGCTATTGCATCACGCTGATGTATTGAGATCCTTTGTGGTATAATGATCCTTTGACGCCTCTTCCCTCTTTCTTGCCTTTTATATCTTTTAGAAGGTAAATAGCTATATAACTTTAATTTAGCTGCTACTGCAGAAGTGTAAACAAATCTATATATACTTTCTGTACTGATACACAAAGCTGTATTTTTGTCTAGTTTTAACTTTCCGGCTATAGCATCCGGCGACCATTTCTTGCGAATCATAGCATTTTTAATATAATCTAACAACATAGGGTTCTTTTCTATTTTTAATAACTCTTGCTGATACATCCTGTTTTCATATTTTTCCTGAGCAACACAAGGCATATACTTATCTTTTACCTTATTTCTTTTTAGCTCCATACTAATAGCGCTTTTAGACCTCGTAAGATGTTGTGCTATCTTATTAATACTGACTCCTAGGTCATACATTCTTTTTATCTCATATCTCTCTTCTCGAGATAAGTGTCTATATTTTCTGTTCATCATTACCTATTTAAAATCTTATTATTTTAAATAGGTTCTGTTCTACTTATAGCATAAGTCATTAAGGTACTGACAGAGCGAGAGTATCATGTTATAGTAAGCAAATATTAACAAGCATGTAAAGAGATATGGCACGAGCATATGCAATAGAACTAAGACTAAGAGTTATAAAAGCTGTAGAAGCAGGGATACGAATAAGTAAGGTAAGTAAATTATTTAATGTAAGTCGTGATACTATATATAAATGGAAAAAATTAAAAGATAAGCAAGGTACTTTAGAAGCAGCAACTGGTTATCAGAAAGGACATAGTCATAAGATAAAAGATTCAGAATCTTTTAAAGAATTTTTTAAAGCTAATATGAATAAAACATCAAAGGAGTTAGCAAAGCAATGGGGTAATATTGCATCTGTAACTATTTTAAGACAAATCAGAAAACTTGGCTATAGCTATAAAAAAACTCATTTTCATCCGAAAAGAGATATTAAATTAAGAAATGAATTTATAGCAAAGATACAAACCATCACAAAAGACAAATTAGTATATCTTGATGAATCTGGAATAGAGGATAATGCTTGCAAAGAGTATGGATGGAGCATTATAGGACAAAGGTGTTATGGAGAAAAGGTGTATCAACATAAATTTAGAATAAGTATGATAGCTGGTCTTTGTAATGGTAATCTTATTGCTCCTGTAATATTTGAAGGTAATTGTAATACAGAGGTCTTTAAAACTTATATTAGAGATGTATTAATTACAGAATTACAACCTGGGCAAACCGTTATTATGGATAACATTAATTTTCATAAAAATTCTAAAGTTAAAGAGTTCATTGAATCCGTTGGTTGTACCATATTGTATTTACCAACTTACTCTCCTGATTTAAATCCTATAGAGCATTACTGGTTTAAGATAAAAAATGAAATTAGGAAAGTTGTAGGAGATTTTGAAACATTTTATGATGCTGTTTTTAATACTATTAAATTGTCAGTATCTTAATGATTTATGCTATACTTATAGTATTTTCAGTCACGATGCAGCAAAAAAAGCTGTAGAGCTTGCAAAG carries:
- the hemA gene encoding 5-aminolevulinate synthase; protein product: MSYYDTIFSNHIDKIKSEGRYREFKALKRQADNFPFAMCDDKQIVMWCINDYLGMSKHPKVVQASIDAVLKYGVGSGGTRNIGGNNIAILELEQELASLHNKEASLVFTSGFVANDTTLATLAKIMPDLVFFSDELNHASIIAGITDSKAEKHIYRHLDVKHLEELLQLVDINRPKIIVFESAYSMDGFFSPIKDIINLAKKYNALTFIDEVHTVGLYGKTGAGIAELLDCSDEIDIIQGTLAKAYGTIGGYITASHSLIDAIRLTASGFIFTTSLPPVISTAATHSIRHLKESNIERQTHQKVIAKLKSSFDRFNIPYLKNESHIVPIIIGDPIKAAKASNMLLNDYGIYVQHINFPTVPRGTERLRIIPTPAHTDEMINDLSIALVQIFAVLNIELSFTQELNEEVCLNLIA
- a CDS encoding transposase, with translation MTFSDEEIRHGVEIHIKGFAKNKHVNLFKFTVSTNRVEYVVTNNKTHKSSKAAQDECGFRWVIESMHREIKQLTGIERCQCRKQRIQRNHISCAFLVWAFLKRTANTIGKTVYQIKLGLLDDYMQQQLRSPSL
- a CDS encoding ankyrin repeat domain-containing protein; protein product: MSKLREQISLSSNDPSGIEEIKKVLSEDTHGECYKEIYSDDFNSINHDFQDPPGNNCLLIAIAANKNKIAELLIDDARKKLDDKEFLDFINYRYNDPTKNSVRTDCYINTPLTLAAKHEQYELVQKLLNEGA
- a CDS encoding acetyltransferase: MLKHFEIGNYTNFSDVSGMVCELRNYYEQLDNQDIRVITEIKEFKKWIQALAQSFGFSDDVCDIYFNKLLKYIGDNKIFIPLAAYDRDKIIATDSIIFANNIAGFYNGSTLLEYRSRGISSSLYKSRFNILREIGVDKAVIQTSPMANGLAQKLGFKKYTNYKIYCQIKN
- the tnpA gene encoding IS200/IS605 family transposase, yielding MSKYIHKSHNVTVLLYHMVFPAKYRRAVFDVSVDQVLREICLEIEKRYQIKFLEIGVDEDHVHFLVQSVPTYSVTKIVTTIKSVTARQIFRQCPQVKKQLWGGEFWTDGYFTSTVGKHGNENMIGKYVKNQGKEYQKLHEDHQLAFF
- a CDS encoding 3-hydroxyacyl-CoA dehydrogenase/enoyl-CoA hydratase family protein, which gives rise to MQNEIKKVCVIGSGVMGSGIAALIANSSHQVVLLDIADKNSDDPNKILKIAIENLHKQKPPPLTFPDKVNLITIGNLEHNLDLIKECDLVIEVIVEKLEIKHQLYNKIIPYLKKDVIIASNTSTLPLKRLKENLPEDIKSRFVITHFFNPPRYMELLELIIDPVVKPEIIDRVSGFLIKTLGKTIVKCNDTSGFIANRVGCFLLELVARKAIAEKLDFVTIDKIFTSCLGLPSTGIFGLYDLIGHDVMKLISSSLLASLPSDDAYHKIYVNIPSLDKMIEQKLIGRKGGGGFYRLSIVNGKKTKEVINIGDLSYKPAQKADISFNSLDELLASNSVYGKFFNEIITEFYLYLASLVPSVTDNIYDIDAAMKLGYSWKYGPFELLTSQAKNGWDLIVKNANSISLPPYLVNKEYQKIDKQKFNAHKDILKESKIVLENDSAKLLNYKENLVFVITTKMNCLNHDVFYLLQESATKAEEQGKHLYIYPQGNNFSAGADLKMLLSYIEDENFHDLENLLKVGQQTMLHLKYSVAHIISAAKGVALGGGCEILLHLSHIVANVDLNAGLVELGVGLVPGWGGITEMFVRSKGDKAKLIRNIRNILEQNKSSSADYFKADYSIENISINMNKHYILDEALELKLPKKIVPVPHKLTLPKINLAKEIDNSKYDDMQNKVLSKFQNIIDKHSEINEEELMEYERKIFLELAKDPKTIEKLKVII
- a CDS encoding IS30 family transposase yields the protein MMNRKYRHLSREERYEIKRMYDLGVSINKIAQHLTRSKSAISMELKRNKVKDKYMPCVAQEKYENRMYQQELLKIEKNPMLLDYIKNAMIRKKWSPDAIAGKLKLDKNTALCISTESIYRFVYTSAVAAKLKLYSYLPSKRYKRQERGKRRQRIIIPQRISIHQRDAIATKKVEVGNFEADLTFHKGNQSMNIGALVDKKSQKIILVLNNSKRATTVTNGFLRKIKTLPNSVRKTITMDNGKEFVGHVAYRLSGFQTFFCDPYRPRQKALVEKMNSMIHRILPKNTDITTVTQRGLDNVAEILNNMPRKIFGYKTPNEIWAENL
- a CDS encoding transposase, whose translation is MLIPPYYAASGGEYTQKRLNMLNNAVYSKKIPFQTVLFDTWYSTHKIMQHVDSLGKYYYAPIKANRNVSKTHDSKPYKAVKELTFSDEEIRHGVEIHIKGFAKNKHVNLFKFTVSTNRVEYIVTNNKTQKSSKAAQDECGFRWVIESMHREIKQLTGIERCQCRKQRIQRNHISWAFLVWAFLKRTANTIGKTVYQIKLGLLDDYMQQQLRSPSLRYLEPNIA
- a CDS encoding IS630 family transposase produces the protein MARAYAIELRLRVIKAVEAGIRISKVSKLFNVSRDTIYKWKKLKDKQGTLEAATGYQKGHSHKIKDSESFKEFFKANMNKTSKELAKQWGNIASVTILRQIRKLGYSYKKTHFHPKRDIKLRNEFIAKIQTITKDKLVYLDESGIEDNACKEYGWSIIGQRCYGEKVYQHKFRISMIAGLCNGNLIAPVIFEGNCNTEVFKTYIRDVLITELQPGQTVIMDNINFHKNSKVKEFIESVGCTILYLPTYSPDLNPIEHYWFKIKNEIRKVVGDFETFYDAVFNTIKLSVS